The Vitis riparia cultivar Riparia Gloire de Montpellier isolate 1030 chromosome 10, EGFV_Vit.rip_1.0, whole genome shotgun sequence genome includes a region encoding these proteins:
- the LOC117924362 gene encoding probable transcription repressor OFP9, producing MQGSKEYKKQRLQLRGCRALCCSCRLSVSSSEGAESSNSERFAPISSLAHAMVQERLEQMIRERQGARHEERKKARVGGTKFIVMMAMEKSSYDPREDFRESMVEMIMANRIEEPKDLRGLLNCYVSMNSDEYRGIILEVFHEVCSNMFLCCKCH from the coding sequence ATGCAGGGCTCCAAGGAATACAAGAAGCAAAGGCTTCAACTGAGAGGATGCAGGGCCTTGTGTTGCAGCTGCAGGCTTAGTGTTTCATCCTCAGAGGGAGCTGAGAGCTCGAACTCAGAACGGTTTGCGCCAATATCAAGCTTGGCACATGCCATGGTGCAAGAGAGACTAGAGCAGATGATTAGAGAAAGGCAAGGGGCTAGGCATGAAGAGAGAAAGAAGGCAAGAGTTGGAGGGACTAAGTTCATTGTAATGATGGCTATGGAGAAGAGCTCTTATGATCCTAGAGAGGATTTTAGAGAGTCCATGGTTGAGATGATAATGGCGAATCGGATTGAGGAACCAAAGGATCTTCGTGGCCTCTTGAATTGTTATGTTTCGATGAATTCTGATGAGTATAGGGGGATTATACTTGAGGTTTTTCACGAGGTCTGTTCTAATATGTTCTTGTGTTGTAAATGCcattga
- the LOC117923243 gene encoding uncharacterized protein LOC117923243 — protein MTLDIGNDLLLCKVFPASLQGQDLSWFHRLPPNSVDNFRDLSEAFVGQYLCSARHKQNINTLQNIKMKDNESLREFVKRFGQAVLQVEACSMDAVLQIFKRSICPGTPFFESLAKKPPMTMDDLFRRANKYLMLEDDVWAGTQQVLVAGQPSKGNTEGSAKLPDKPRPSDRRQEGPNRPEMPPLTPLSITYEKLLPMIQSMSDFRWPRPLRSDPSRRDHNKKCAYHKEHGHTTETCRSLQYLVERLIKAGHLRQYLRSDARERDASRSHNSGAPAVPAAPKAVINYINGGPSNEELNSKRKRQKLLREVMVRERVNSIRPGITEGGPRPIDGTITFPPVDPTRILRPHRDALILSLRIDKFDVRRILIDPGSSADLVQASVVSHMGHSLVGLENPGRILSGFNGASTISLGDIVLPVQAGQVTLNVQFSVVQDLSSFNVILGRAWLHCMKAIPSTYHKMVSFLTEDGQINLYGS, from the coding sequence ATGACGCTCGATATAGGCAACGACCTGCTGCTATGCAAAGTATTCCCTGCCAGTCTACAAGGACAGGATCTCTCATGGTTCCATCGCCTACCTCCTAACTCTGTGGATAATTTCAGAGACCTTTCGGAAGCTTTCGTGGGACAATACCTATGCTCCGCTCGGCATAAACAAAACATCAACACCTTGCAgaacataaaaatgaaggataatGAATCCTTGAGGGAATTTGTGAAGCGATTTGGCCAAGCTGTCCTACAAGTGGAGGCTTGCAGCATGGACGCTGTCCTACAGATCTTCAAGCGAAGCATCTGTCCAGGCACTCCATTTTTTGAGTCACTAGCTAAGAAGCCTCCCATGACGATGGACGACTTGTTTCGACGTGCGAACAAATACTTAATGCTTGAAGATGACGTATGGGCAGGCACCCAGCAAGTGTTGGTTGCCGGACAGCCGTCCAAGGGTAATACAGAAGGAAGCGCCAAACTTCCGGACAAGCCAAGGCCATCCGATCGAAGGCAAGAAGGGCCAAACCGCCCGGAAATGCCACCCCTCACACCCCTCTCCATAACTTATGAGAAGCTTCTCCCTATGATCCAAAGCATGTCCGATTTTAGGTGGCCCAGACCCCTCAGATCGGACCCATCCAGAAGAGATCATAACAAAAAATGTGCTTACCACAAGGAGCATGGCCACACAACGGAGACATGCAGAAGCCTCCAGTATTTGGTGGAAAGGCTTATAAAGGCGGGACATTTAAGGCAATACCTCCGCTCAGATGCCAGAGAAAGAGATGCCTCCCGGAGCCACAACTCTGGAGCTCCCGCGGTTCCAGCCGCCCCCAAAGCCGTCATAAACTACATTAATGGAGGTCCGTCGAATGAAGAGCTCAACTCCAAACGAAAAAGGCAGAAATTGTTACGGGAAGTAATGGTGCGCGAGCGTGTCAACTCCATCCGGCCTGGGATAACCGAAGGGGGCCCTCGCCCCATAGACGGGACAATCACTTTTCCACCAGTAGACCCCACGCGGATATTACGTCCGCACCGTGATGCCCTCATTCTATCCTTGAGGATAGACAAATTCGACGTAAGACGCATCTTAATTGACCCAGGCAGCTCAGCCGATCTGGTGCAAGCATCAGTCGTAAGCCACATGGGACACAGCTTAGTTGGTCTCGAAAACCCTGGAAGGATTTTGTCCGGATTCAACGGGGCATCAACTATTTCCTTGGGAGACATTGTGCTGCCAGTCCAAGCTGGACAAGTCACTCTCAACGTTCAATTTTCGGTGGTACAAGATCTATCATCCTTCAATGTTATCTTGGGACGCGCATGGCTGCACTGCATGAAAGCCATCCCCTCCACATATCATAAGATGGTAAGCTTTCTTACTGAGGATGGGCAAATCAACTTGTACGGCAGCTAG